The Coffea arabica cultivar ET-39 chromosome 2c, Coffea Arabica ET-39 HiFi, whole genome shotgun sequence genome includes the window atataaatatccacgaaaatagaaatctgtccgcgaaacagggttcatgtgcaggtaagggtatttcggtcatttcacatgttacagtactCGGATCGAGCTGAACTTTttcaggcagctagttaacaccatttgctacaactttcatgttttaatctaagcctGATTCAGTCTCTAGCATGCACAAATAAAGCCGGTCAGAATAGTGCAGattggaaccctaaaactgaaatttctgcacaacttctgaaattttccgcaaacaaccgcaattaacgcacaacgGCTCCATTTAACACACTTTAGAGCTATCAATTCAAGCCCAACCATAACCatcatatgaaaatagaaaaatcccaaaaaaaaagagagtgttTTGATTtgtgaagcttctcttggaagcttaagggatttgtggccaaaatttgtgcaaaagtcaactagaaATAGTGCGCGCGTACAGGTACCGTACCACCGTTTTCTCTCTTacttgtttcacttgtgcactaaactttCAATGTAATTTCTTTAACActgtaattattcactcttagtagtctagtataaatTTCTTAATTCTCCATTTACCCGTCccggctcgatatacgcgaacttttGATTTGCGCGCGATTAAgcgaaatttaaaagaaattcagataaccataataaaattaactaatactagggtaaataattataaaatgactatttaagaataaaaacatgagtcctcacacgagtctagtattaatttttcTCAAATCCCCAATTAGTTTGTACCGGCGCGATTTTCGAAAAACTTTCGACGCACACACGGTATAAACTTAATTCTAACTCCCTCACATcgaatctctcaattaacttttcttagcctactattgatcattcttaattctccaagattattgcgtTCTCGAATCGAATTTtacctcgaaaaatgtgtactcgttattccttactaaacgagcctccgaaaaataaatttttctaacgaaacgtttaaaaacataagagagacattgttccatacaaatggacttataatggttgaaataaattattcggagaaaacgggtgaataaataattaaataaaccagtaaaataagataaaactaagaaaattttcgggtcctcacatctttccctccttaaaaagaatttcgttcttgAAATTCACACTTAAGATAATATCATTCCCTTGATGGTTAAACTTATCAgatcaatcactaacttatgTTTTCCAACCCATATTTCGCAATTTCTATTCATCCAACTAACAATCAAACTTTGATTTTCCCCAATAGgtgttttaacttccaagttATAGGGCAACTTAATCGCCCTCATGTCTACCACATAtaggtaatgtctccacttcttTAATGCAAATATCGCAATTGCtaaatccaaatcatgagttggataATTTCTCTCGTGATATTTTAACTTTCTAGAGGTATAAACAATCACCTTATCATGTAGTATTAATATACATGCTAAAccatcttttgaaatatttgtatAAATCACAAAACTACCTCATCCGCTCGGTAAGGCTAACACAGCTGCATCGGTTAAAcacttttcacttttaaaattctttctcacatttagaatcccaaataacttaccaAGTCTTACAATCTAAGAAAAGTTCTTGATAAACCAAAGGTAATATTCGGCTAACTCTAAGAACTCCGAATTTCGGTAGGATTTTCAGGTCGTTTTCTCTTAAACAACTTCCACTTTAACTGAGTCTATAACAATTCCTTTTttagatattgtataacctaAAAAGGCTACTTCTTCCAACCgaactcacatttattgaacttaacaaaagttggCGCTCTCTCGGAGTTTGTAACTATCATCAGGTGTCTTTCATGATTTTCTCGAACCTTAAAGTATACCGATATACCATTAATAAATGCCACCACAGATTAATTCAAATACGGTTTAAAACTCCAATGCATTAGGTCTGTAAATGCTGCTAGTGCATTAGTCAACTCAAAAGACGTAACTGAaaattcaaaatgcccatatcttgaattgaaaatggttttaggCACATCGGTTTCTAGGATCTTCAACTGATATTATTTCTACTTTAAATCCCACTTGGATTGTACCACGACTCCTTACATTTGATCGAATTCTTATCCATGTAAGGCAAAAGGGTAGTTGTTCTTAATGGCCACATTGTTCCAATCTTGATAGTCTATGTATGGTCTCAAACTTCcattccaaatatgatatccGGTCCCTTAATCGTTAGTCTCATTAAATCtatcaaatatttcctttcaccAACTCAAATCTCGCAATTTTAATATATCAAGTTGGCAATTAAGCATTGTGTCCTAGTTTCAACCTTAAGTTCTCGATTTTTTTTGGGTCCACCGCCGATCCCTGCTCACCTCCAAAATCTCAAGTTTGCCTACGCTCTCAAGTACAATTTCGATCACGTCTACTATCGTTCATGTCTTATCACCAATCTAAAGGTGTGGGAAAAAGTTTAAATATACCTGTAAGCTattaaatcaattaaaagcaagtaaattgtCATATGTTATAAAAGATCAAAATAGTTACATCAAGTCGGAAtaggtttatcaaatcatttcaaaaggagaAGAGAAACGACAAGGTCATAATAGAATGTGCCGACTTACCaagatacaaaacaacaaaaggattTCCCTAGATACAAGAGATTACCACCTCTAAAATGCCAGTCTAGACTAGGTAAAACTATGACGCCTATTCCTCGAGTGGAGTCAATTCCATCCCCACTTGTATTACTTCTATTACTTGGATCTCTCTCACAGCCATTAGCATTAATCACCCTTTCTGGCCCTCGACTGCTTTGCAGTGGATCTAGCGGACTGCCgagtatttcttcttttcttagtAGCTCTAAAACAATTTGAAAACTTATACTCGGTACTACCGTACCACAaacatttttcttgctttccCCAGCACTCGGTTTCAACGTGGTTAATCTTGCCGTAGAATCCACAAGTTACGTGAGGAGTCACGGCTTGATCAGTTTGAGAATTTCATTTGTAtttcttctccagttctacgttcttgtgtagcaactcaattttctctgcattTTCTTGTTTCCACATTCtttcccagtagtcagccaatttcttttgaaattctacctcatttcgaaAAATGTCCAgttccttacgcatttcttccgAATTTATCATCTTACCAGttggctaagtcaaatgctagccTGCCAAGCAAATCAAGGGATTAAAATAAGTAACTATTCACAATGGAAGCTCCGGCCATATTACTCTTTTATTCTTTCGCTTCTAGGTTACCCCAGAAtataaatcttaactattctTTGCTTAATATGGACGATCTCTTGAGACTCCACAAGATTACTATCATTACTTACAAACATAACAAAATATGAAGATCTTATTCCCTAATATAAAAGTTTCATATCCTAGTTCATTCTCCAATACTCATCTACAAAGTTGCTCGAGAAGAAACCCTAACCTCTTACTTTCCCCTCAAACCAATCTACTATTTTAAGGTTAGACCCTCCGTAAAACTTAGATGGGCGAAATTAAAGAATCGCTCAATTCCTGATCATCCCTATGGATTTCGGGTTGCCTAACCCCACGCCCTCGGTTCCTTGCACCTCCACGGCCGTTCATGGTTTTAAGTATGTCTAAATACAAATTAAAAACAATTATGCGAGGAAACTCTTAAAACAACGGGCGACATGAAAAACATTTGAAATAACAACTAGCATATTTTAACATTTCAAGGTTCATATAATTAGTAAGTCACGGACATTTACAAAAATGTAGCACATAGGTGTTACAAAAGTACATTCAGTCATGCATGTCAAAAGTAGATTCAAGTTCTTTAAAAAGTAGGTCACACAATTTAACAAAATATAATGGCTTTTGAACTAGCACCAGCTATTTCTAGTTACAGCAGTCAAAAGATTTATCACTCCTAGTCTAATTCGCATCCGAGCCACTAGCCTGATCGTCCTCCTCGAAAGGCTCCTCCTCAGGAGTGCCTTCACGAGCCAGACTATTGAAAGCCTCTATCACCTCCTCAATCAACGTAGTGGTATCAACTAGAACCCCAGAAACCCGATCTCGGACCTCCTCACCTATCCTAGTCAATCAAACCCTAACCCTCTAAAACTCATTACGAGTGACCTCAGTCCTAACCGTCTCGTCTACCACCGTCCCCTCTAACTCCTCAATCCTCACACCCTGAGCGTCTACCATAGCGCTCAGCTCTTCGATCTCCTGGAGTAAAGCTCCGTTGAtattcaccaactgacgacgctcgtcattGATAGATAACACAAGGTCATTCGGGTAAGCATACGTTGCCCTACAGGGACAATGGGGAACCCTAGCGGCAGGCGAGAATCGAACACAAGATCCTCCACCCAGTGCTCGATAATTGATAGGCTTAAGAGGCTTCATGTGGCCATTAGCATAACTATCGCCATTAGAGGTATGACTCTGGTTACCATTCTCCATCCTtacaaaacaaccacaatttccgGGTTAAAAACTTAGAGTCACTAACTCGCTCAAATATCATTTAAAGTATAACAAAGATATCTCATTCCTATTTTCGAGCGTAAAGTCTCTAATATATCTTCCAAATAAatctctaacctagtgctctttTCCACCAATGTCGTTTAAGAAACTCTCGAGTACCAATTCTCTTGAATTATTGGAATACAATAGGTTAATATTCAAGTGAATCCCAcggtccggtatcctaaacttttacCCAAAgttacactacagagatctgaatcttaaactctaataccaactgtgacgcccctatttctccctaaggcaaaccaaagggtatcggctGGACGCCTGCTtagctctcaccaggactcaatacaattccaattcaaatttaaagtacAATACTAATacaatactaacaatgaaattAGAATAAAGGCACAAAGTCATTCCCATACacaaatattcaatcttacaggACAAGTTTAAAATACAATcactttcccaaaatatacaacttccaaaatgtgtctagtcgattacaatcaaaattctaatacaaaagtgccttAAGTCGGCTTCTCCATCACTCCTTCCATTtcggttcctgttaaggaaagcaaatctaatgggatgagctaaagctcagtgagaccaagaaaacatgcaaaacacatagttcaagtagcagTGGCATTTCAGCAAGAAATAACgttgtaacattcaagcaattcacaacttacaattaaacacattcaatgaggatATAGGAACTCttaggagctaaattccacttgTTTCGCCAAGTCTCGATcgaataccttcccgcgatgacactccgtcaaccgagtcGGCATTTAAATCcctagaactccacttacttgacagttccgtccaccatacatcGCACCAGGCCTGAACATCAATAAAAGGCACTACTACgcgagtaggccaagcaagatctcttaatagatcaaacttacagttatctcatggttcactaagcttctcgaccaagcccttgctggctcgaatcGCAAAgtcggccaattgagatttgggcgtcccccagttcagttataagtcgaggagattcactttAACGACATGCAAACAGTTCAAATACAGTTCAGTTACAAGCAGTTTAGTTCAATTGTTCAATCAgttgaaagagaacgagtgcgataaaatacacactctaCTCAATAGTTATAAACCATTCCATccataagaagcaattcacataattgcaacaaatcatgcacttgacactcaccaatcaaagtaagggagtaagtgctcaaacaagtgtttaggcatgcgcttcgagatcctcttgaaggttcccTTGAGCGCTTGAGCAAATAGTAATTGGCTATCACACACTATCGCTTATAAACCCCTTGTTAACAAGAAAGATTGTTCActtgtacaatactaagaaaatgtcatgaaagagaatcttaattactcgtaaatcaacactcaaaagtggggtttaataacacaagaaaaactgatttccttcatgaaattaagtttaaaacggtcaatcaatatcaaaggatagggaagagtttccaaaaatttaTTTCCCATCAAgtcgaaaaatttcagttttgcgcatcaaatttagaaaaatcagaacttgcactcagtagatttaaaattggaaaaatttataccattgaaaacttggttcaaaataataaaagtttctagaagacacttttcaagattctaaacggaagacattcaaattttagctcaaagtggctgattcGAGCCTACAAGACAGATTCAGTCTTATTTTTCgacaaagtttgaaaattcagcaaaattcacagaaaatgaactagtctctgaaatttgtaacacaataagaatttcaatcaaggtttcaaacacaacaaatagAATGAAATTCAAAGTTTTGatcatcaagatatagcagctcaaaattggacaaaattgAAGACTGTTCGGTAAATTTTCcatatttgaaaaacaaatttggcacatcatttgggtatcaaaatggttttagaataacaccaaatttggtacaattaGACCTCCATAAGAGaactactcctctatcaaatttcacataaaaacgcatacgggaaggtagttaacaaaactaccaaatttcaagaaattcccaaagcaaatctgtcttcttgttttcttttccttttcaaacactttacaccatgaaatcagtcccattttggttcatttgtgaaaccaaggtccaaaaaacatttcataagcaattaatagttggttgacatcaaaatttcaaaataaaacatttcgcAAACAACTAAACCAGTCGGCCAGCAAAAGGagggttttccagctttgccgcagtttggaaattgaaccatatttcactcaatacaacttggaattgagaatggttggtggcgttggaaactagaatcataaggctacatttcatcagataagtcattttgaaaatcgattcataagtgagagaaattgagccacaaaatgcagcttctaTTTTTTCTCGGATAGACCATCAGAATAGGACAGCAAATTTGTCGAATCATTACGGCTCACTCAATTTGAACTAGAAAGTGAATTTCATACTGTTGAAAAGATACAAATGTCTAGTTTTAAATGCCataaacagcactcaatttggatttttgtacaaagagttatgttcgATCAAAGTGGTACTATTCAAACTGCCTGAACACGTTTTTCAGGTTCTTtcaattttcgaaatctcaaattttgctcaaccaattcaaatgatttttggtagaaactttctacacaccatatacaacaaatatacatcagtttcacagtcatttgagcatcaaaaatttgaaatataagcAAGGCAATAACAGGACAAAATCTTTTCATCTACACATATAACAATCATATTCAAGCAATTACACCTCAAGCCAGCTACCTAGAGGTTACCACAAGACCGCTAGCCTAACatttaaagaaagaaattaaatgCCTCAATTCCGCTAGCCTAGTCCATGCTTAGGGTTCAAACCCTTGCAAATAAAGCTCCAATctttgaagaaaatggaaaggtTCAAGGTTGATGAAGACTACCTCTTAGCTTtggaagaaaccagaaattttggactgaaattctcccaagaaaACCCGCAAAAAGGTGTCTTCCACCAAActtaagtgaatctccaagtatTTTGCGAGTTGTGTGAagaatttgaagtgaaatggtaGCAAGACTTGGAGTAAAAATGTTGAAacttcttccttcttcccttGCTGTTTTGGCCAGCtctaagagagagaaaaagagagtgtTTTAAGTtgtgaagcttctcttggaagcttaagggatttgtggccaaaatttgtgcaaaagtcaactaggaatagtgcgcgcGCACAGGTACCCTCCCACCGTTTTCTCTCTTACTTGTTTCACTTGTACAATAAACTTCCAATGTAATttctttaacactataattattcactcttagtagtctagtataaatTTCTTAATTCTCCATTTACCCGTTCCgactcgatatacgcgaacttttGATTCGCGCGCGATCAAgcgaaatttaaaagaaattcagataaccataataaaattaactaatactagggtaaataattataaaatgactatttaagaataaaaatatgagttttcccatgagtctagtattaatttttcTCAAATCCCCAATTAGTTTGTACCGGTGCGATTTTCAGAAAACTTTCGACGCGCACACGGTATAAACTTAATTCTAACTCCCTCACAtctaatttctcaattaacttttcttagtctgctattgatcattcttaattctccaagattattgtgATCTCGAATCGAATTTTATCTCAAAAAATGTGTACTTGTTATTCCGTACTAAACGAGTCtccgaaaaataaatttttctaacgaaacgttttaaaaacataagagagacattgttccatacaaatggacttacaatggttgaaataaattatttggagaaaataggtgaataaataattaaataaaccagtaaattaagataaaaataagaaaattttcgggtcctcacgtccttccctccttaaaaagaattttgtcctcaaaattcacacttaggacaATATCATTCCCTTGATGGTTAAGTCTATCAgatcaatcactaacttacgTTTTCCAACCCATACTTCGCAATTTCTATTCATCCAACTAGCAATCAAACTTTGATTTTCCCCAATAGGTGTTTTAACTTTCAAATTATAGGGCAACTTAATCGGCCAAATGtctaccccatataggtaatgtctccacttcttTAATGCAAATATCGCAGCTGCtaaatccaaatcatgagttggataATTTCTCTCATGAGATTTTAACTTTCTAGAGGCATACACAATCACCTTATCATGTAgtattaatatacattctaaaccatcttTTGAAGCATCTGTATAAATCACAAAACTATCTCCTCCGCTCGGTAAGGCTAACACAGTTGCATCGGTTAAAcacttttcacttttaaaattctttctaacatttaaaatcccaaataacttaccaACTCTTACAATCTTAGAAAAGTCCTTGATAAATCAAAGGTAATATTCGGCTAACTctaagaactccaaatttcggtaGGATTTTTAGATCGTTTCCTcttaaacagcttccactttagctgagTCTATAATAATTCCTTCTttagatattgtataacctagaaaggctatttcttccaaccgaactcacatttattgaacttaacGAAAGTTGGTGCTCTCTCCGAGTTTGTAAAACTATCATCAGGTGTCTTTCATGATCTTCTCGAACCTTAAAGTAATCCGATATACCATTAATAAATGTCACCACAGATTAATCCAAATACGATTTAAAACTCCGATGCATTAGGTCTGTAAATGCTGCTAGtgcattagtcaacccaaaagacgtaactaaaaattcaaagtactcatatcttgaattgaaaatggttttaggCACATCGGTTTCTAGGAGCTTCAACTGATAATATTTCTACTTTAAATCCCACTTGGATAGTACCATGGCTCCTTACAGTTGATCAAATTCTTATCCATGTAAGGCAAAAGGGtttttgttcttaatggtcacattgTTCCAATCTCGATAGTCTATGTATGGTCTCAAACTCCCATTCTAAATATGATATCCGGTCCCTTAATCGTTAGGCTCATTAAATCTATCAAATATTTTCTTTCCCCAACTCAAATCTCATagtttttaatatatatgaagTTGGCAATCAAGCATTGGGTCCCAGTTTCAACCTTAAGTTCTCAATTTTTTTGGTCcaccgccgatccctggtcacctCCAAAACCTCAAGTTTGTCTACGCTCTCAAATACAATCTCGACCACGTTTACTACCGTTCATGTCTTATCACCAATCTTAAGGTGTGGAAAAAAGGTTAAATATACCTGTAAGccatgaaataaattaaaagcaAGTAGCGTGAAGGGGGGGTAGCAGCAGGCGATTTTAATGTCATAGCTTCAGCAGAGGAGCGTGAAGGGGGGGGCTCCAGCTAATGTTCGGAACATAGATGAATTTAATGTTTCCATGTTCAAATGCGGGCtatctacaattgattttgatggatctCGATTCACATGGACTAATGGGTCAGTCTGGCAGCGCTTGGATCGGGCATTGGGGAATAGGCGGTGGTCCGAGGCCTACCCACTTTCTAGGGTTTCCTATATGGCCAGAGGGAGATCGGACCACAACCCTTTGTTGATTCGATGTGCAGGCTATAGGGTTAGATCGTCTTGCTTTCGGTTTCTTAATGTTTGGCACCGGCACCCCCAGTTTCGGGAGATAGTGTCGGATGCATGGAGTGAAGAGGTCTATGGCATGGAGATGGTTAGATTTTACAACAAGCTCAAAACGGTGCGAGATAAATTGAAACAATGGAACTGTGTGGTGTTTGGCAATGTCTCATCTAAGGTGGCAGAGGCGGAGcaggagttaaaacagagggAGGTGGAGCATGATTTGCTTAGAAGTGAGGAGTCGAAGATTCATCTCCATGAGGCCAGAGCGGATACAATCGGACACTTTCTATGGAGTGTGTATTTTGGCATCAGAAGGCAGGTATTAAATGGTTACAGGCGGGGGATGCTAATACTGCATTTTTTCACTCTTTGGTCTACCAGCGTCGAAACTCGAATTTCATTTCCCGTATTAGGAAAGAGGAAGGGGGATGGCATGAAGACCTACAGGATATTAAGAACTCAGCAATATCCTTTTTTTCGGACTTGTTCTCATCCAACTGTCAGGTACAGGCCCTCACTGAACTTCCTTTTAAGGTTCCTAGAGTCCCCCAGGAGGATAACGAGCTCATGAAACGGCTTCCTACGATGGAGGAAATCCACGAGGTAGTGTTTGGAATGGAGACATAGAGCGCTCCGGGTCCGGATGGGTTTGGAGCAGGATTTTTTCAAAGTTGTTGGGACATTGTTAAAAATGACTTGCTTATGGCTATCCAGAACTTCTTCCAGGGTATGGAGCAACCCAAGAGCTGGTCACACTCTATGGTGGTGCTCATCCCAAAAGTGGAGGTTACATCCCATTGGCAGGATTTTCGGCCTATTAGTCTTTGTAATGTAAGTTCTAAGATAGTGTCTAAGATATTGGCGATCAGGATAAGTAAGCTCCTCCCGAAGCTCATTTCACCATGGCAAACAAGGTTTGTTCCAGGACGAGGTATAGTGGACAATGTTCTAAAGGGTGCTCCAGGCACGTCAAGTGTTTTGAGTTGttaagcttctcttggaagcttaagggATTTGTGGCCGaaatttgtgcaaaagtcaactaggagtAGTGCACGCGCATGGGTACCGTACCAccgttttctcttttgcttgtttcacttgtgcactaaactttcaatgtaattcctttgacactataattattcactcttagtagtctagtataaatTTCTTAATTCTCCATTTACCCGTTCTagctcgatatacgcgaacttccgattcgcgagcgataaagcgaaacttaaaaaaaatttatataacgataataaaattaactaatactagggtaaataattataaaatgactatttaagaataaaaacatgagtgcTCAcacgagtctagtattaatttctcaaatccccAATTAATTTGTACCGGCGCGATTTTCAGAAAACTTTCGACGCGCACACAGTATAAACTTAATTCTAACTCACGCACAtctaatctttcaattaacttttctgagtctactattgatcattcttaattctccaacaAAGTTTACAAAGGAtgtgattttatttaaaaatacataaaaaaggacctagaatgggacttaaaaaatgcggcaatttgggtccaaaatttagtctaaaaggatttttaaaaaaaagatgagtcgccacttggt containing:
- the LOC113729004 gene encoding uncharacterized protein, with the protein product MFKCGLSTIDFDGSRFTWTNGSVWQRLDRALGNRRWSEAYPLSRVSYMARGRSDHNPLLIRCAGYRVRSSCFRFLNVWHRHPQFREIVSDAWSEEVYGMEMVRFYNKLKTVRDKLKQWNCVVFGNVSSKVAEAEQELKQREVEHDLLRSEESKIHLHEARADTIGHFLWSVYFGIRRQVQALTELPFKVPRVPQEDNELMKRLPTMEEIHENFFQGMEQPKSWSHSMVVLIPKVEVTSHWQDFRPISLCNVSSKIVSKILAIRISKLLPKLISPWQTRFVPGRGIVDNVLKGAPGTSSVLSC